Proteins encoded by one window of Candidatus Micrarchaeia archaeon:
- a CDS encoding recombinase RecT: MTENYQNTFSEPKNKAKPESAPVPLKNTSVIQQATDTNAKAAEAAKSKTNIMREIVSMASVKKQLESVLKENAGSFIASLITLYSSDTYLQQCDPQAVYKEAVKAAVLKLPIEKSLGFAWVIPRRVKGVMTPVFQIGTKGYVQLAQRTGAYASINAGNVYEGELKVIDKISGDIDISGEPTSDVVIGYFAYIRTVNGFSKTLYWSLEKALKHAQTFSDSFKHGNEIWSKFRDEMFQKTVLKALLSKWGIMSIEMQNAVNYENADAADAAIVDDTPFPPPPIQADGSVDAETGEITPVSLLTDATLT; the protein is encoded by the coding sequence ATGACAGAGAACTATCAGAATACCTTTTCGGAACCCAAGAACAAAGCGAAGCCGGAATCGGCCCCTGTTCCCCTTAAGAATACCAGCGTGATTCAGCAGGCCACGGATACCAACGCAAAGGCCGCTGAAGCCGCCAAGAGCAAGACCAACATCATGCGCGAAATCGTGAGCATGGCAAGCGTCAAGAAGCAGCTTGAAAGCGTCCTCAAAGAAAATGCCGGGAGCTTTATCGCTTCCCTGATTACCCTGTACTCGTCTGATACCTATCTTCAGCAATGCGACCCGCAGGCCGTGTACAAGGAAGCGGTCAAGGCCGCTGTCCTCAAGTTGCCCATTGAAAAGAGCCTGGGCTTTGCGTGGGTGATTCCCCGGCGCGTGAAGGGCGTTATGACCCCTGTCTTTCAGATAGGGACAAAAGGCTACGTTCAGCTTGCACAGCGCACAGGGGCCTACGCTTCAATTAACGCGGGAAACGTCTATGAGGGCGAGCTGAAGGTCATCGACAAAATCAGCGGAGATATTGACATATCCGGAGAGCCTACATCCGATGTTGTCATTGGGTATTTCGCCTATATCCGGACCGTCAACGGGTTCAGCAAGACCCTGTATTGGAGCTTGGAGAAGGCGCTGAAACACGCGCAGACCTTCTCTGATTCCTTCAAACACGGGAATGAAATCTGGTCCAAATTCAGGGACGAAATGTTCCAGAAAACCGTCCTGAAGGCGCTCCTGTCCAAGTGGGGCATTATGTCCATCGAAATGCAGAACGCGGTCAACTATGAGAACGCTGACGCTGCCGATGCCGCCATTGTGGATGATACGCCGTTCCCGCCGCCGCCTATCCAGGCAGATGGGAGCGTGGACGCTGAAACCGGCGAGATAACCCCTGTTTCCCTCCTGACAGACGCAACTTTAACCTAA